From a single Maylandia zebra isolate NMK-2024a linkage group LG3, Mzebra_GT3a, whole genome shotgun sequence genomic region:
- the dlg4b gene encoding disks large homolog 4 isoform X1 gives MPLKREDTERALQVMEACQAGAADGVKGRAEKLLNIFQSDLFQALLDIQEFYELTVCENQTTDQPHTPVQKYRYQDDETPPVDPSPGHMTQGRSVELSHTHLDGYTHPAAITMNGSEGELEYEEITLERGNSGLGFSIAGGTDNPHIGDDPSIFITKIIPGGAAAQDGRLRVNDSIVFVNDVDVREVTHSIAVEALKEAGPVVRLYVLRRRPPSERITQIKLMKGPKGLGFSIAGGVGNQHVPGDNSIYVTKIIEGGAAHRDGRLQIGDKILAVNHMSLEDVLHEDAVSALKNTGEVVYLKVATPTSQYIHPIDRYSPPDLTSSYMEPDYMCDYPQALPPPSPRRYSPIPRGMMGEDEYSREPRRVCVQRGSTGLGFNIVGGEDGEGIFISFILAGGPADLSGELRKGDQILSVNGVDLRYATHEQAAAALKNAGQTVTIVAQYRPEEYSRFEAKIHDLREQMMNSSSGSLRNSRTFYIRALFDYDKQWDCGVLSQALDFNFGEVFHVIDSADEEWWQARRVNQQGELEELGYVPSKHRVERKEWSRMKSKGREGFVHSYELITQIEVDYARPIIILGPTKDRVNDDLLSEFPDKFGSCVPHTTRPRRDYEVDGRDYHFVASREQMERDIQSHRFIEAGQYNNHLYGTSVQSVRQVAEQGKHCILDVSANAVRRLQAAQLHPIAIFIRPRSLENILDLNKRLSEEQARKALDRAIKLEQDFLECFTAIVHGDSFEEVYHHVKVVIEEQSGPYIWVPARDRL, from the exons acATCCAGGAGTTTTACGAGCTGACGGTGTGTGAGAACCAGACGACGGaccaaccacacacacctgtacag AAGTACCGTTACCAAGACGATGAGACTCCACCTGTTGATCCCAGCCCCGGTCACATGACCCAAGGACGCAGCGTTGAGCTGAGCCACACACACCTGGACGGATACACACACCCCGCTGCAATCACA atgAACGGGTCAGAGGGAGAGCTGGAGTACGAGGAGATCACACTGGAGAGg ggtaACTCTGGTCTGGGCTTCAGCATCGCGGGAGGAACCGACAATCCTCACATCGGAGACGACCCCTCCATCTTCATCACCAAGATCATCCCCGGAGGAGCCGCTGCCCAGGACGGACGCCtcag GGTGAACGACAGCATCGTATTCGTCAACGATGTGGACGTCCGGGAGGTCACTCACTCCATCGCTGTGGAGGCGCTGAAGGAGGCGGGGCCTGTTGTCAGGCTGTACGTGCTGCGGAGACGCCCACCGAGCGAACGCATCACACAGATCAAACTGATGAAAGGACCCAAAG GTCTGGGCTTCAGTATAGCGGGCGGCGTGGGGAACCAGCACGTCCCTGGAGACAACAGCATCTACGTCACCAAGATCATCGAGGGCGGGGCGGCACACCGTGACGGGCGGCTGCAGATCGGAGACAAAATCCTGGCG GTCAACCACATGTCTCTGGAGGACGTCCTGCACGAAGACGCCGTGTCAGCCCTGAAGAATACAGGAGAGGTGGTCTACCTGAAGGTGGCCACGCCCACCTCGCAGTACATCCACCCAATTGATCGATACAGCCCCCCCGACCTGACCAGCT CCTACATGGAGCCGGACTATATGTGCGATTACCCACAAGCCCTCCCTCCTCCGTCACCGCGGCGATACTCCCCGATCCCCCGCGGCATGATGGGAGAGGACGAGTACTCGAGGGAGCCTCGCAGGGTTTGCGTGCAGCGCGGCTCCACCGGCCTGGGCTTCAACATCGTGGGCGGAGAGGACGGAGAGGGCATCTTCATCTCCTTCATCCTCGCAGGAGGCCCAGCAGACCTGAGCGGGGAGCTCCGCAAGGGAGACCAGATCCTCAGt gtgaacGGGGTGGACCTCCGGTACGCCACACATGAGcaggcagcagcagctctgaagAACGCCGGGCAGACTGTTACCATAGTAGCACAGTACAGACCTGAGG agtACAGTCGCTTCGAGGCAAAGATCCACGACCTGAGGGAGCAGATGATGAACAGCTCGTCCGGCAGTCTGAGGAACAGCCGCACCTTCTACATCAG GGCGCTCTTCGACTACGATAAGCAGTGGGACTGCGGCGTGCTGTCTCAGGCGCTGGACTTTAACTTTGGCGAGGTCTTCCACGTGATCGACAGCGCCGACGAGGAGTGGTGGCAGGCACGCAGGGTCAACCAGCAGGGGGAGCTGGAGGAGCTGGGCTACGTCCCCTCCAAGcacag agtgGAGAGGAAGGAGTGGTCACGGATGAAGAGCAAAG GTAGAGAAGGCTTCGTTCACAGCTACGAGCTCATCACTCAGATTGAAG tggaCTATGCCCGCCCCATCATCATCCTGGGACCCACCAAAGACCGCGTCAACGACGACCTGCTGTCCGAGTTCCCCGACAAGTTCGGCTCCTGCGTTCCCC ATACGACTCGCCCTCGCAGGGACTACGAGGTGGATGGGCGGGACTACCACTTTGTGGCGTCACGGGAACAGATGGAGCGGGACATCCAGTCGCACCGCTTCATCGAGGCGGGGCAGTACAACAACCACCTGTACGGGACGTCGGTGCAGAGTGTGCGACAGGTGGCCGAGCAG gggAAGCACTGCATCCTGGATGTGTCGGCCAACGCCGTGAGGAGGCTGCAGGCGGCACAGCTCCACCCCATCGCTATCTTCATCCGACCGCGGTCGCTGGAGAACATCCT GGACTTGAACAAGCGCCTGTCGGAGGAGCAGGCGAGGAAAGCTCTGGATCGAGCCATCAAGCTGGAGCAGGACTTCCTGGAGTGCTTCACAg CCATCGTGCACGGCGACAGCTTCGAGGAAGTCTACCACCACGTCAAAGTGGTCATCGAGGAGCAGAGCGGACCCTACATCTGGGTCCCCGCACGCGACAGGCTCTGA
- the dlg4b gene encoding disks large homolog 4 isoform X2, which yields MPLKREDTERALQVMEACQAGAADGVKGRAEKLLNIFQSDLFQALLDIQEFYELTVCENQTTDQPHTPVQMNGSEGELEYEEITLERGNSGLGFSIAGGTDNPHIGDDPSIFITKIIPGGAAAQDGRLRVNDSIVFVNDVDVREVTHSIAVEALKEAGPVVRLYVLRRRPPSERITQIKLMKGPKGLGFSIAGGVGNQHVPGDNSIYVTKIIEGGAAHRDGRLQIGDKILAVNHMSLEDVLHEDAVSALKNTGEVVYLKVATPTSQYIHPIDRYSPPDLTSSYMEPDYMCDYPQALPPPSPRRYSPIPRGMMGEDEYSREPRRVCVQRGSTGLGFNIVGGEDGEGIFISFILAGGPADLSGELRKGDQILSVNGVDLRYATHEQAAAALKNAGQTVTIVAQYRPEEYSRFEAKIHDLREQMMNSSSGSLRNSRTFYIRALFDYDKQWDCGVLSQALDFNFGEVFHVIDSADEEWWQARRVNQQGELEELGYVPSKHRVERKEWSRMKSKGREGFVHSYELITQIEVDYARPIIILGPTKDRVNDDLLSEFPDKFGSCVPHTTRPRRDYEVDGRDYHFVASREQMERDIQSHRFIEAGQYNNHLYGTSVQSVRQVAEQGKHCILDVSANAVRRLQAAQLHPIAIFIRPRSLENILDLNKRLSEEQARKALDRAIKLEQDFLECFTAIVHGDSFEEVYHHVKVVIEEQSGPYIWVPARDRL from the exons acATCCAGGAGTTTTACGAGCTGACGGTGTGTGAGAACCAGACGACGGaccaaccacacacacctgtacag atgAACGGGTCAGAGGGAGAGCTGGAGTACGAGGAGATCACACTGGAGAGg ggtaACTCTGGTCTGGGCTTCAGCATCGCGGGAGGAACCGACAATCCTCACATCGGAGACGACCCCTCCATCTTCATCACCAAGATCATCCCCGGAGGAGCCGCTGCCCAGGACGGACGCCtcag GGTGAACGACAGCATCGTATTCGTCAACGATGTGGACGTCCGGGAGGTCACTCACTCCATCGCTGTGGAGGCGCTGAAGGAGGCGGGGCCTGTTGTCAGGCTGTACGTGCTGCGGAGACGCCCACCGAGCGAACGCATCACACAGATCAAACTGATGAAAGGACCCAAAG GTCTGGGCTTCAGTATAGCGGGCGGCGTGGGGAACCAGCACGTCCCTGGAGACAACAGCATCTACGTCACCAAGATCATCGAGGGCGGGGCGGCACACCGTGACGGGCGGCTGCAGATCGGAGACAAAATCCTGGCG GTCAACCACATGTCTCTGGAGGACGTCCTGCACGAAGACGCCGTGTCAGCCCTGAAGAATACAGGAGAGGTGGTCTACCTGAAGGTGGCCACGCCCACCTCGCAGTACATCCACCCAATTGATCGATACAGCCCCCCCGACCTGACCAGCT CCTACATGGAGCCGGACTATATGTGCGATTACCCACAAGCCCTCCCTCCTCCGTCACCGCGGCGATACTCCCCGATCCCCCGCGGCATGATGGGAGAGGACGAGTACTCGAGGGAGCCTCGCAGGGTTTGCGTGCAGCGCGGCTCCACCGGCCTGGGCTTCAACATCGTGGGCGGAGAGGACGGAGAGGGCATCTTCATCTCCTTCATCCTCGCAGGAGGCCCAGCAGACCTGAGCGGGGAGCTCCGCAAGGGAGACCAGATCCTCAGt gtgaacGGGGTGGACCTCCGGTACGCCACACATGAGcaggcagcagcagctctgaagAACGCCGGGCAGACTGTTACCATAGTAGCACAGTACAGACCTGAGG agtACAGTCGCTTCGAGGCAAAGATCCACGACCTGAGGGAGCAGATGATGAACAGCTCGTCCGGCAGTCTGAGGAACAGCCGCACCTTCTACATCAG GGCGCTCTTCGACTACGATAAGCAGTGGGACTGCGGCGTGCTGTCTCAGGCGCTGGACTTTAACTTTGGCGAGGTCTTCCACGTGATCGACAGCGCCGACGAGGAGTGGTGGCAGGCACGCAGGGTCAACCAGCAGGGGGAGCTGGAGGAGCTGGGCTACGTCCCCTCCAAGcacag agtgGAGAGGAAGGAGTGGTCACGGATGAAGAGCAAAG GTAGAGAAGGCTTCGTTCACAGCTACGAGCTCATCACTCAGATTGAAG tggaCTATGCCCGCCCCATCATCATCCTGGGACCCACCAAAGACCGCGTCAACGACGACCTGCTGTCCGAGTTCCCCGACAAGTTCGGCTCCTGCGTTCCCC ATACGACTCGCCCTCGCAGGGACTACGAGGTGGATGGGCGGGACTACCACTTTGTGGCGTCACGGGAACAGATGGAGCGGGACATCCAGTCGCACCGCTTCATCGAGGCGGGGCAGTACAACAACCACCTGTACGGGACGTCGGTGCAGAGTGTGCGACAGGTGGCCGAGCAG gggAAGCACTGCATCCTGGATGTGTCGGCCAACGCCGTGAGGAGGCTGCAGGCGGCACAGCTCCACCCCATCGCTATCTTCATCCGACCGCGGTCGCTGGAGAACATCCT GGACTTGAACAAGCGCCTGTCGGAGGAGCAGGCGAGGAAAGCTCTGGATCGAGCCATCAAGCTGGAGCAGGACTTCCTGGAGTGCTTCACAg CCATCGTGCACGGCGACAGCTTCGAGGAAGTCTACCACCACGTCAAAGTGGTCATCGAGGAGCAGAGCGGACCCTACATCTGGGTCCCCGCACGCGACAGGCTCTGA
- the dlg4b gene encoding disks large homolog 4 isoform X3, translated as MDCLCIVTTKKYRYQDDETPPVDPSPGHMTQGRSVELSHTHLDGYTHPAAITMNGSEGELEYEEITLERGNSGLGFSIAGGTDNPHIGDDPSIFITKIIPGGAAAQDGRLRVNDSIVFVNDVDVREVTHSIAVEALKEAGPVVRLYVLRRRPPSERITQIKLMKGPKGLGFSIAGGVGNQHVPGDNSIYVTKIIEGGAAHRDGRLQIGDKILAVNHMSLEDVLHEDAVSALKNTGEVVYLKVATPTSQYIHPIDRYSPPDLTSSYMEPDYMCDYPQALPPPSPRRYSPIPRGMMGEDEYSREPRRVCVQRGSTGLGFNIVGGEDGEGIFISFILAGGPADLSGELRKGDQILSVNGVDLRYATHEQAAAALKNAGQTVTIVAQYRPEEYSRFEAKIHDLREQMMNSSSGSLRNSRTFYIRALFDYDKQWDCGVLSQALDFNFGEVFHVIDSADEEWWQARRVNQQGELEELGYVPSKHRVERKEWSRMKSKGREGFVHSYELITQIEVDYARPIIILGPTKDRVNDDLLSEFPDKFGSCVPHTTRPRRDYEVDGRDYHFVASREQMERDIQSHRFIEAGQYNNHLYGTSVQSVRQVAEQGKHCILDVSANAVRRLQAAQLHPIAIFIRPRSLENILDLNKRLSEEQARKALDRAIKLEQDFLECFTAIVHGDSFEEVYHHVKVVIEEQSGPYIWVPARDRL; from the exons atggACTGCCTCTGCATTGTCACCACCAAG AAGTACCGTTACCAAGACGATGAGACTCCACCTGTTGATCCCAGCCCCGGTCACATGACCCAAGGACGCAGCGTTGAGCTGAGCCACACACACCTGGACGGATACACACACCCCGCTGCAATCACA atgAACGGGTCAGAGGGAGAGCTGGAGTACGAGGAGATCACACTGGAGAGg ggtaACTCTGGTCTGGGCTTCAGCATCGCGGGAGGAACCGACAATCCTCACATCGGAGACGACCCCTCCATCTTCATCACCAAGATCATCCCCGGAGGAGCCGCTGCCCAGGACGGACGCCtcag GGTGAACGACAGCATCGTATTCGTCAACGATGTGGACGTCCGGGAGGTCACTCACTCCATCGCTGTGGAGGCGCTGAAGGAGGCGGGGCCTGTTGTCAGGCTGTACGTGCTGCGGAGACGCCCACCGAGCGAACGCATCACACAGATCAAACTGATGAAAGGACCCAAAG GTCTGGGCTTCAGTATAGCGGGCGGCGTGGGGAACCAGCACGTCCCTGGAGACAACAGCATCTACGTCACCAAGATCATCGAGGGCGGGGCGGCACACCGTGACGGGCGGCTGCAGATCGGAGACAAAATCCTGGCG GTCAACCACATGTCTCTGGAGGACGTCCTGCACGAAGACGCCGTGTCAGCCCTGAAGAATACAGGAGAGGTGGTCTACCTGAAGGTGGCCACGCCCACCTCGCAGTACATCCACCCAATTGATCGATACAGCCCCCCCGACCTGACCAGCT CCTACATGGAGCCGGACTATATGTGCGATTACCCACAAGCCCTCCCTCCTCCGTCACCGCGGCGATACTCCCCGATCCCCCGCGGCATGATGGGAGAGGACGAGTACTCGAGGGAGCCTCGCAGGGTTTGCGTGCAGCGCGGCTCCACCGGCCTGGGCTTCAACATCGTGGGCGGAGAGGACGGAGAGGGCATCTTCATCTCCTTCATCCTCGCAGGAGGCCCAGCAGACCTGAGCGGGGAGCTCCGCAAGGGAGACCAGATCCTCAGt gtgaacGGGGTGGACCTCCGGTACGCCACACATGAGcaggcagcagcagctctgaagAACGCCGGGCAGACTGTTACCATAGTAGCACAGTACAGACCTGAGG agtACAGTCGCTTCGAGGCAAAGATCCACGACCTGAGGGAGCAGATGATGAACAGCTCGTCCGGCAGTCTGAGGAACAGCCGCACCTTCTACATCAG GGCGCTCTTCGACTACGATAAGCAGTGGGACTGCGGCGTGCTGTCTCAGGCGCTGGACTTTAACTTTGGCGAGGTCTTCCACGTGATCGACAGCGCCGACGAGGAGTGGTGGCAGGCACGCAGGGTCAACCAGCAGGGGGAGCTGGAGGAGCTGGGCTACGTCCCCTCCAAGcacag agtgGAGAGGAAGGAGTGGTCACGGATGAAGAGCAAAG GTAGAGAAGGCTTCGTTCACAGCTACGAGCTCATCACTCAGATTGAAG tggaCTATGCCCGCCCCATCATCATCCTGGGACCCACCAAAGACCGCGTCAACGACGACCTGCTGTCCGAGTTCCCCGACAAGTTCGGCTCCTGCGTTCCCC ATACGACTCGCCCTCGCAGGGACTACGAGGTGGATGGGCGGGACTACCACTTTGTGGCGTCACGGGAACAGATGGAGCGGGACATCCAGTCGCACCGCTTCATCGAGGCGGGGCAGTACAACAACCACCTGTACGGGACGTCGGTGCAGAGTGTGCGACAGGTGGCCGAGCAG gggAAGCACTGCATCCTGGATGTGTCGGCCAACGCCGTGAGGAGGCTGCAGGCGGCACAGCTCCACCCCATCGCTATCTTCATCCGACCGCGGTCGCTGGAGAACATCCT GGACTTGAACAAGCGCCTGTCGGAGGAGCAGGCGAGGAAAGCTCTGGATCGAGCCATCAAGCTGGAGCAGGACTTCCTGGAGTGCTTCACAg CCATCGTGCACGGCGACAGCTTCGAGGAAGTCTACCACCACGTCAAAGTGGTCATCGAGGAGCAGAGCGGACCCTACATCTGGGTCCCCGCACGCGACAGGCTCTGA
- the dlg4b gene encoding disks large homolog 4 isoform X4, with product MFVSVWYAKKMGRRFINNVRKAKRHRQRMMMNGSEGELEYEEITLERGNSGLGFSIAGGTDNPHIGDDPSIFITKIIPGGAAAQDGRLRVNDSIVFVNDVDVREVTHSIAVEALKEAGPVVRLYVLRRRPPSERITQIKLMKGPKGLGFSIAGGVGNQHVPGDNSIYVTKIIEGGAAHRDGRLQIGDKILAVNHMSLEDVLHEDAVSALKNTGEVVYLKVATPTSQYIHPIDRYSPPDLTSSYMEPDYMCDYPQALPPPSPRRYSPIPRGMMGEDEYSREPRRVCVQRGSTGLGFNIVGGEDGEGIFISFILAGGPADLSGELRKGDQILSVNGVDLRYATHEQAAAALKNAGQTVTIVAQYRPEEYSRFEAKIHDLREQMMNSSSGSLRNSRTFYIRALFDYDKQWDCGVLSQALDFNFGEVFHVIDSADEEWWQARRVNQQGELEELGYVPSKHRVERKEWSRMKSKGREGFVHSYELITQIEVDYARPIIILGPTKDRVNDDLLSEFPDKFGSCVPHTTRPRRDYEVDGRDYHFVASREQMERDIQSHRFIEAGQYNNHLYGTSVQSVRQVAEQGKHCILDVSANAVRRLQAAQLHPIAIFIRPRSLENILDLNKRLSEEQARKALDRAIKLEQDFLECFTAIVHGDSFEEVYHHVKVVIEEQSGPYIWVPARDRL from the exons atgttCGTGTCCGTGTGGTACGCCAAGAAGATGGGACGACGATTCATCAACAACGTACGGAAAGCCAAGAGGCACAGGCAGAGGATGATG atgAACGGGTCAGAGGGAGAGCTGGAGTACGAGGAGATCACACTGGAGAGg ggtaACTCTGGTCTGGGCTTCAGCATCGCGGGAGGAACCGACAATCCTCACATCGGAGACGACCCCTCCATCTTCATCACCAAGATCATCCCCGGAGGAGCCGCTGCCCAGGACGGACGCCtcag GGTGAACGACAGCATCGTATTCGTCAACGATGTGGACGTCCGGGAGGTCACTCACTCCATCGCTGTGGAGGCGCTGAAGGAGGCGGGGCCTGTTGTCAGGCTGTACGTGCTGCGGAGACGCCCACCGAGCGAACGCATCACACAGATCAAACTGATGAAAGGACCCAAAG GTCTGGGCTTCAGTATAGCGGGCGGCGTGGGGAACCAGCACGTCCCTGGAGACAACAGCATCTACGTCACCAAGATCATCGAGGGCGGGGCGGCACACCGTGACGGGCGGCTGCAGATCGGAGACAAAATCCTGGCG GTCAACCACATGTCTCTGGAGGACGTCCTGCACGAAGACGCCGTGTCAGCCCTGAAGAATACAGGAGAGGTGGTCTACCTGAAGGTGGCCACGCCCACCTCGCAGTACATCCACCCAATTGATCGATACAGCCCCCCCGACCTGACCAGCT CCTACATGGAGCCGGACTATATGTGCGATTACCCACAAGCCCTCCCTCCTCCGTCACCGCGGCGATACTCCCCGATCCCCCGCGGCATGATGGGAGAGGACGAGTACTCGAGGGAGCCTCGCAGGGTTTGCGTGCAGCGCGGCTCCACCGGCCTGGGCTTCAACATCGTGGGCGGAGAGGACGGAGAGGGCATCTTCATCTCCTTCATCCTCGCAGGAGGCCCAGCAGACCTGAGCGGGGAGCTCCGCAAGGGAGACCAGATCCTCAGt gtgaacGGGGTGGACCTCCGGTACGCCACACATGAGcaggcagcagcagctctgaagAACGCCGGGCAGACTGTTACCATAGTAGCACAGTACAGACCTGAGG agtACAGTCGCTTCGAGGCAAAGATCCACGACCTGAGGGAGCAGATGATGAACAGCTCGTCCGGCAGTCTGAGGAACAGCCGCACCTTCTACATCAG GGCGCTCTTCGACTACGATAAGCAGTGGGACTGCGGCGTGCTGTCTCAGGCGCTGGACTTTAACTTTGGCGAGGTCTTCCACGTGATCGACAGCGCCGACGAGGAGTGGTGGCAGGCACGCAGGGTCAACCAGCAGGGGGAGCTGGAGGAGCTGGGCTACGTCCCCTCCAAGcacag agtgGAGAGGAAGGAGTGGTCACGGATGAAGAGCAAAG GTAGAGAAGGCTTCGTTCACAGCTACGAGCTCATCACTCAGATTGAAG tggaCTATGCCCGCCCCATCATCATCCTGGGACCCACCAAAGACCGCGTCAACGACGACCTGCTGTCCGAGTTCCCCGACAAGTTCGGCTCCTGCGTTCCCC ATACGACTCGCCCTCGCAGGGACTACGAGGTGGATGGGCGGGACTACCACTTTGTGGCGTCACGGGAACAGATGGAGCGGGACATCCAGTCGCACCGCTTCATCGAGGCGGGGCAGTACAACAACCACCTGTACGGGACGTCGGTGCAGAGTGTGCGACAGGTGGCCGAGCAG gggAAGCACTGCATCCTGGATGTGTCGGCCAACGCCGTGAGGAGGCTGCAGGCGGCACAGCTCCACCCCATCGCTATCTTCATCCGACCGCGGTCGCTGGAGAACATCCT GGACTTGAACAAGCGCCTGTCGGAGGAGCAGGCGAGGAAAGCTCTGGATCGAGCCATCAAGCTGGAGCAGGACTTCCTGGAGTGCTTCACAg CCATCGTGCACGGCGACAGCTTCGAGGAAGTCTACCACCACGTCAAAGTGGTCATCGAGGAGCAGAGCGGACCCTACATCTGGGTCCCCGCACGCGACAGGCTCTGA